tgtaccactgcactccagtcggggcaacagagaaagactctgtctcaaaacaacaacaataatgacaACAACAATTACAACAACAAAGTGAAGTGATACTTCACTTTGGAGCTTCTTCCTAAACTTGGattcttaaaatgtttctaaACTAGCGGTTTTGTAAGAACTCTTTTCCTTAAAAATCTGGcacatttaaaatattggaaattttgggcttttaaaaatattgggaTTATATCAGTGCTTATTTATCTCTATAAACTAGTCAGAACAGAGGCCCTTTAATTAGAGATATTATAGTGGGATTTATTAATACACTCCAGAAGtagggaaatattttatattcaccCAGGGAGACATAAAGTCTGTTCTAAgttagacacacacagacacatagagagGTTATTGCTTCTGTTTTACAACTTCAATCTCAGgtcaaaagtaaacaaaaaccacaaaaattcaCCAGCTCTTCTGCTTGAGCGGCCTttatgttaaaacaaacaaacaaaacctcaccAACCCACATCTCAAATAGCTGTCCTCCTTCCCTCTCAGTGGACacaaaagtaattaattaatttgagcTCACAAACGATAAACAAAAAGACTTACAAACTGGTGTCTCTTTCgcctctcttatttatttatttgaacgcctggcctcaagcaatcctcccacctcagccccaagtggttgagattacaggtttgagccactgcacctatcTACCTCTCTACCAAGAAAGACTAGACGTCCATCATCCAACAGATACCACCAAATGGTTAGACCACAAAACCAAACTCCCAATCATTGCTGCTATCAATGCATCAGTAATGTATAAGTTATACCTGAATAGCTTATCAGGAATAtacaaatcagaaacaaaaacaaaattctaaaaatcaattaagaaggaaaaatatataaccaCTTCGGATTTCTCTAAGAGCAAATAAAAAACATGCCTGGACTTAAACAACCCATGATGTATACATTTCTGTCGCGAGACAGtttgattcatcacataaatccACTTGGGCATCTCTGTGGAACCTTAAGATTTCCAATAATATAGTATAATTCTCAAAAACCTAAAATCATGTCTCTAATGTGAACATAAAACAAATACATGTCAAAGTTTTATTCAACTCATTAGTTAGTGAGGGAACCGATAAGACTTTAAAACCAATACAGAATATTAGAGAAGCTAGGcatatattaataaagaaatgttaGGACACAATTGCAGGGTTAGAGACAAAGCTGACGAATGTGTTACAGAACAATACATCATAACCTGTGTTGGTATCTGGTAcaccaaaaaaattatttgcatctcTACCAAACCAAAATCTCTACCAAAGTTAACCTTTGCCCCTAGAGAATTGTAAAACAGCCCAGTCAAGTCAACATAATAAAGTCAAGTTCAGAGCAGCACTGAAAGAACATCCAGTAAATAAATCTCTTTTGCCTATTTCCAagttttagtcatttttttccaCGGAAGTGAGATATTGCAAATATTGCAGGGGACATAGACATACTAAAAAACTACGAATTCATCTGAAATTCATACTGTATTTTATCCGGCAACCCTAACCACGAGTTAACCAAAACTTTACCAAGTCTGTATAGTTCTATTGCCAACACAGTATCTCCTATGTTCCTCAACTTCATCTTTCCCTagataatacatattatattaagAGCTATTTCTATTGCACGGCTATTCTTTACATGTACCACTGGAGGGCGCACATAACTCGTAGTATACTAGATAAGACGTCATGAAGAAACCACCTGAGCGTTTCTGCATCTCAACCACTAGAGGCCAGTACAGGAACCTCAGATTTTGCAACCAGACTGTTTACTCACGCCCTAAGCAGCCACGCGCAGGCGCGAAACTCCTCCCCAGGCCAGACACGGCCTGCGCATGCGTTCAAGTGAGCGCGCAGACGCTGTTGGTAAAACTCGCGGGAAAAGAAAGGGTGCGCGCGGCTGGAAGCGCGCATGCGCGGTGACTAATGCTCGAGGTTCCTTCAGGGCCGAGCATACTGCGCTTCTTGCGGTGGGTGGAAATGCCCAACCGAGGGACGCGCCCAGAGGACAGCCCTGTGCTGATCCCCACCGACAATTCGACCCCACACAAGGAGGATCTTAGCAGCAAGGTGAGTGTCAGACGCAATGAAAGGCTCCTGGACTTGGGACTGGGCGCCACAGGACCCTAAAGTTGGTCCGCAGGGGGCAGCGTGGGGCCTGCCCGGGACTCGGCTTTGCCCTgctacttttctctttttattcttagcACTTGACAGCTACAGTTagtccttttattttctgaaaacagTTGCGAAAAGGGAGATATTGAAATTTGCCCCGAGACACGACCCAGGTGGCAGCGGGGCGGAGTTCTGGTTGGGTGTTTTTAAACTTTGGGAAATACCGCCCACCCCAAATCTGTTCCATCGCAGATATTCTGCATCCGGTTAACCATGCCAGCAACCTGGGATCCATCCTTGACGCCCATCATGGAAGCCTATCAGTTCTACCTTTGAAACTCATTTCAAATATGTCCCTTTATCACCGTGAACACTTACCACCCCAAATAAGCCACTGTCATCTGCCATCGGgacccccgccccccgccccccgcaagGGCTTCCTAACTGGTCTCTCCTCATCCACCTGTTAGCTGCTGCTTCTCCGTTAACCAAAGCAATGGTCCTAAAACACGCATTGGGTTGTCACTGTTATACCaaaaagggggagggaggaagccaATATAATATAAGCCTTAACtgccataaacaaacaaaacctttaaaGATAAATGGGGATGGGCAGGGTTATAGCCCTTCAGGTACTACATGTCCTAGATTCTACTTTGGTTCTGTCCCAAACTTGCAATGACATCTGGGCAAGTCTCTTTAATCTTTTTGTATCAGTTACCTTCTTTGAAGTAAAGTGAAATGTACACCTGTCATTCCTAAAATGGGAAAGCCCTGTACAAACGTTAAGTCTCAAAGAATGTTTACAAATTCGGCCTTGGAATTCAACCTCATTACCACAGCTCTGCCAACTGGGGAGACAGAAAGGTGCACACTCATGGGAATTGGGGGTGAATTTTCAAAAGACACACAGTCCATTCTGATTACCACCATTGCAAGCCCCTTACGCATACTGGTGGATACAAATCCCTGAGGTGTGTGAGGTAGCACAAATATTATAAAAGCTGCTTTTAGAGGCTCGTGTGATACTATGTAATTAGTCGTGTTCACAAAATAAATAGTTAAAGAGTTAAAAAGAAACTTAGTTTTCACCTTAGTTGAGCCCTCCcctacaaataaataaagcccaGGTCAGCACTGTGGCCCAGGCcggtagtcccagatactcggaggCTAAGAtgtgagaatcacctgagcctgggaaaatcgaggctgcagtgagccgtcacctcgccattgcactccagcctgggtaacagatcaagaccctgtttgaaaaaaaaagaaaaccagttcAACAGTGCCAGCTCCATGCTAGCCATTGagctaaaaagggaaaaatacaaagatgGAACATGATAGGTCTTACTGTCCCCAAATAAGGCATTGCTTGATTTGAATGTGTTTGACTGCACTGATTAGTAcataaaatcatgaaaatattgaaaaaagtaACCCACCCCTCATTCAATttgctgtttttttccccccatctaAATCACAGCTTAATTGAAAGACTGGAATTCCTTTTGGTgtatatcatatatgtatgtgtgtgtgtatatatatatatttttatatatatatttttttcttttttgagatagagtttcgctcttcttgcccaggctagagtgcaatggtgcaatcttggctcaccgcagcctctgcctcccaggttcaagcaattcccctgcctcaacctcctgagtagctggcattacaggcatgcgacactatgcttggctaattttgtatttttagtggagatggggtttctccatgttggtcaggctggtctcgaactcccgacctcaggtgatccacctgccttggcctcccgaagtgctgggattacaggcatgagccaccgtgctgggtcTGGTgtatatcatatatttttaacaaaaggtATAAACCTTGTTGAGTAACTGTAGTCTTTGGTATGATTGCTGGTTACGAACACCAAATCCCCTGTCTGATCTTAATGGGTTACCTAACATTTTGCAAGTCTAATCACTGTTTTTTCTCCTCCAACTTTTCCCCAACTGGACCCCCACACAGACTGCTGTTGAAGATAATCTGTATATTCATGAACTGCCCATTTGGAAAACCAGTACATCATAGCCCCTTATCCcatctctaattttaaaacaacCCCTTAAGGGATTCTCATTGAACATACTTTGAAAACATCTAGCTTAAggagtttttctttatttcaatagattaaagaacaaaaaattgTGGTGGATGAACTTTCTAACCTTAAGAAGAATAGGGTGAGTTATTATAGGAATTCTGAATAACAAATATGTGGGAGGTTTATTTATGTTAACTATATATTAAAGTTATAAGAATTATATATGAGATTTAATCATactttaataaaatgtatagtaTTTCAGCATCTTTTTAAATTGCAagtgtctattttttaaatggatagaTCTCATAGTTGAAGATGTCTTTTTTCTATCATACGCTATTCACATTGCATTTGCAACAAATGATACTAGTTGTATTTTGGTATCTTGGAGCTGTAATCACTGATGATGTTTATTTTATACCCTGAATTTGGTGTTTTCTTTTGATACAAACAAACTTTATATTGAGATGAGAAGAAACTTTTCTTTCAAATGAATGTGGATAATTattgaacaaaaaaaaatacattgcttCCCCTCCCTCCAAAAAATTTTTACATAGATTTTTATAAATGTGTAACATGGTTATTTAATGCCATTTCCATTAATATAAATAAGCAAGCTACTGCTTTGTGTATAGTTTCAGTGtcaaattacattttaacattcaGGAACAAATGAGTTTGAGctcttaaaagtattttaaagattatGTAATAACTGGTTAGATATTTCTGATGTTGTCACTTATGGAATATTAGAAGTTGAagcacataaaaaaattagctgggtgcctgcctgtacttccagctactcgggaggccgaggcacaagaatctcttgaacctgggaggcagaggttgcagtgaactgagcgcatcactgcactccagcctaggcgacagagcagaactccatctcaaaaaaaaaaaaaaaaaaaaagttgaggcaGAATTAATACAGACTTTCTCTAGAGGGCAAATTGAGGGCAAATCTCAACAACTCAAACTATAACActttgacccagcagttccatttATAGTAGTTGATACTTAGGAGAGAATCATGGGAGTTCACGAAGATTTAGTTACAAAGATATTCATCACAACGTtgatttacaatagcaaagagttggtagcactttaaatgtttagtatttGAAGCGAGCAAATAAACTGTAATATATTATACCTGTATAGCAGTAGGTATAATTTGGTCGCCGTAGCTTGCTTTGCCATTTTTGTGTTCTTGTAAAATAACACTTACTGATAAGAAAAAGTGTtctccggtgaaaccccgtctctactaaaaatacaaaaaattagccgggcgcggttgtgggcgcctgtagtcccagctactcgggaggctgaggcaggagaatggcgtgaacccgggaggcggagcttgcagtgagccgagatcgcgccactgcactccagcctgggcgacagagcaagactccgtctcaaaaaaaaaaaaaaagaaaaagtgttctcAATATATTGCTCATTGATAAAAGCATAAATCTGCAGGTACAGTAAGAACATTTTTTGTTAAAATGGTATATGGAGAGAAAATAGTTTCATTTCAGTAGTAGCACTTTCTGGTAGTTGGGCAATGGATgacttttatttgtgtttttgcttATCTGTGTTTGCTAAAGTATAGTACTAAATATATATTACTGAAGTTCAAGAATTAGTGATAATAGGGTTAAGGATTTTAACATCTACTTTTTAGATCAAAATTTGATTTTAGCCTAAATTATGTTTTCCAGAAAGTATATAGGCAGCAACAGAACAGCAATATATTCTTTCTTGCAGACCGAACAGAAATGCTATCTGAGAGCAAaagtaagttttttcttttttgtggctttTGGGGGGTGCCTAAATTATACTCATCtgaatgttaaaatatatatcaaaagatTAATGCAGCAGTTTGGTTTTCTTCAAGTTAGCCTTCCAAAGATGAGTCAAcagtttaaataaatatatatatatatatatatcataatatgTGTTAGCAATAGTTATTAACATGTGCTTTAGAGTTTCAAACAGGCCTAAGTATGACAAACAATTACCACTTTCTACCTTTGTGACTTTGGGTGAAATACTTTAAACCTCCAAGGTATTGTGGGATCTAAATAAGATGCTGTGTAAAAAGTGCTTAGCCAAGTGCTTGGGCCAAAATGAGCACCCGGCAAAACAGAAGCTATTTTTGTAAAAGATAAACATTCTTTGTTAGTAGCCTGTTGTTAATTATCATTGGCACTGGCacagtgtgtgtgtttatatggtTTGATTTTGGTAAACAGCTTGTTTTGCCCTCTGAATTGCTAGGTAAAAGTCCAagaatttttatgttatttaatatttattctccTTCCCTGCAACAGGTATATTGGATGAACTGAAAAAAGAATaccaagaaatagaaaacttagagAAGACCAAAATCAAGAAATAGTCAACCTAATTTCACGTAACAATGTGTGGCATTTGTTGTTCTGTAAACTTTTCTGCTGAGCATTTCAGTCAAGATTTAAAAGAGGACTTACTATATAATCTTAAACAGCGGGGACCCAATAGTAGTAAACAATTGTTCAAGTCTGATGTTAACTACCAGTGTTTATTTTCTGGTCACGTCCTACACTTGAGGGGTGTTTTGACTACCCAGCCTGTGGAAGATGAAAGAGGCAATGTGTTTCTGTGGAATGGAGAAATTTTTAGTGGAATAAAGGTTGAAGCTGAAGAGAATGATACtcaaattttgtttaattatctTTCCTCCTGTAAGAATGAATCTGAGATTTTGTCACTCTTCTCAGAAGTGCAAGGTCCCTGGTCATTTATATATTATCAAGCATCTAGTCATTATTTATGGTTTGGTAGGGATTTTTTTGGTCGCCGTAGCTTGCTTTGGCATTTTAGTAATTTGGGCAAGAGTTTCTGCCTCTCTTCAGTTGGCACCAAAACATCTGGATTGGCAAATCAGTGGCAAGAAGTTCCAGCATCTGGACTTTTCCGAATTGATCTTAAGTCTACTGCCATTTCCAGATGCATTATTTTACAACTGTATCCTTGGAAATATATTTCTAGGGAGAatattattgaagaaaatgttAATAGCCTGAGTCAAATTTCAGCAGACTTACCAGCATTTGTATCCGTGGTAGCAAATGAAGCCAAACTGTATCTTGAAAAACCTGTTGTTCCTTTAAATATGATGTTGCCACAAGCTGCATTGGAGACTCATTGCAGTAATATTTCCAATGTGCCACCTACAAGAGAGACACTTCAGGTCTTTCTTACTGATGTACACATAAAGGAAGTAATTCAGCAGTTCATTGATGTCTTGAGTGTAGCAGTCAAGAAACGTGTCTTGTGTTTACCTAGGGGTGAAAACCTGACAGCAAATGAAGTTTCGAAAATGTGTGATAGGAAAGCAAATGTTGCAATCCTGTTTTCTGGGGGCATTGATTCCATGGTTATTGCAACCCTTGCTGACCGTCATATTCCTTTAGATGAACCAATTGATCTTCTTAATGTAGCTTTCATAGCTGAAGAAAAGACCATGCCAACTAGCTTTAACAAAGAaaggaataaacagaaaaataaatgtgaaatatcttCTGAAGAATTCTCTAAAGatgatgctgctgctgatgacGACAGTCCTGATAAATATGTCAGTGTACCAGATAGAATCACAGGAAGGGCGGGACTAAAGGAACTAAAAGCTGTTAGCCCTTCCCGAATTTGGAATTTTGTTGAAATTAATGTTTCTATGGAAGAACTGCAGAAATTAAGAAGGACTCGAATATGTCACTTAATTCAGCCGTTGGATACAGTTTTGGATGATAGCATTGGCTGTGCAGTCTGGTTTGCTTCTAGAGGAATTGGTTGGTTAGTGGCCCAAGATGGAGTGAAATCCTATCAGAGCAGTGCAAAGGTATGACACTGTTTCTTCTGATAATTTCTGAGACCTATTTTTGACCCTTAAAGCTTGTAGCATTTTGATTGTAAGAATATAGCATATTTTAGTTGCATTTAAACTACAACACAACATATGTGACTTCTTTAGAATTGgatatattttactattttctgtctttatcttGTTTTTCTCCTAAAGTGTTATCTTTAGGTTTGCaatttttaagcttttcttttatcttgttttctttactgtgtggttgataacatttttatatgGATTTCTTTAAACCGCATAGGTAGTTCTCACTGGAATTGGTGCAGATGAGCAACTTGCAGGTTATTCTCGTCATCGTGTCCGCTTTCAGTCACATGGGCTGGAAGGATTGAATAAGGAAATAATGATGGAACTGGGTCGAATTTCTTCTAGAAATCTTGGTCGTGATGACAGAGTTATTGGTGATCATGGAAAAGAAGCAAGGTAATTCTAATCATTTGAGTGTTGTTAcggtatttttataaaaacagcaGAGTTTAAATGGAGACTTttaagtttgttttctctttggagACTGTTCAGATGAATAACAGCAGCAATAATAGCTTGGCTTTATATTATAAACACAGTCAGAAACAGAGCTGGGAAGAGCCAGGAGAGCAGTTATTTTCTAGAACTCATTCtctaagaaatgtattttcagtAATTTTCAAAGGTAACATAATGACAGGATTGTTTTTaagactatagtgaaaaagactgttgaagtaggccaggcatggtggctcacatctgtcatcccagcactttgggaggccaaggcgggcggatcacctgaggacaggagttcaagaccagcctggtaaacatggtgaaaccccacctctactaaaaatacaaaaaaaatgagctgatcgtggtgccacatgcctgtagttcagctactcggaaggctgagaatggcttgaacccgggaggtggaggttgcagtgagcccagatcacgccactgctctccagcctgggagacagtgtgagactccatttccacaTAAAAGACTGTCAAAGTAAAACTGAGATAGTGAAATACTAAGATAAGGTATGTAGAGGGTTTTGTTCAGCTTTTAATGTTTGCTTTCCTCCCAGGAAGGGCATAAGCCCCACCTGCAAGCCTTCTTCTCCGATGTTATAGAAACTGGCTTTGTCTCTGTAGACAT
The sequence above is drawn from the Macaca mulatta isolate MMU2019108-1 chromosome 12, T2T-MMU8v2.0, whole genome shotgun sequence genome and encodes:
- the ASNSD1 gene encoding asparagine synthetase domain-containing protein 1 isoform X1, which produces MCGICCSVNFSAEHFSQDLKEDLLYNLKQRGPNSSKQLFKSDVNYQCLFSGHVLHLRGVLTTQPVEDERGNVFLWNGEIFSGIKVEAEENDTQILFNYLSSCKNESEILSLFSEVQGPWSFIYYQASSHYLWFGRDFFGRRSLLWHFSNLGKSFCLSSVGTKTSGLANQWQEVPASGLFRIDLKSTAISRCIILQLYPWKYISRENIIEENVNSLSQISADLPAFVSVVANEAKLYLEKPVVPLNMMLPQAALETHCSNISNVPPTRETLQVFLTDVHIKEVIQQFIDVLSVAVKKRVLCLPRGENLTANEVSKMCDRKANVAILFSGGIDSMVIATLADRHIPLDEPIDLLNVAFIAEEKTMPTSFNKERNKQKNKCEISSEEFSKDDAAADDDSPDKYVSVPDRITGRAGLKELKAVSPSRIWNFVEINVSMEELQKLRRTRICHLIQPLDTVLDDSIGCAVWFASRGIGWLVAQDGVKSYQSSAKVVLTGIGADEQLAGYSRHRVRFQSHGLEGLNKEIMMELGRISSRNLGRDDRVIGDHGKEARFPFLDENVVSFLNSLPIWEKANLTLPRGIGEKLLLRLAAVELGLTASALLPKRAMQFGSRIAKMEKNNEKASDKCGRLQIISLENLSIEKETKL
- the ASNSD1 gene encoding asparagine synthetase domain-containing protein 1 (The RefSeq protein has 3 substitutions compared to this genomic sequence), giving the protein MCGICCSVNFSAEHFSQDLKEDLLYNLKQRGPNSSKQLFKSDVNYQCLFSGHVLHLRGVLTTQPVEDERGNVFLWNGEIFSGIKVEAEENDTQILFNYLSSCKNESEILSLFSEVQGPWSFIYYQASSHYLWFGRDFFGRRSLLWHFSNLGKSFCLSSVGTQTSGLANQWQEVPASGLFRIDLKSTAISRCIILQLYPWKYISRENIIEENVNSLSQISADLPAFVSVVANEAKLYLEKPVVPLNMMLPQAALETHCSNISNVPPTRETLQVFLTDVHIKEVIQQFIDVLSVAVKKRVLCLPRGENLTANEVSKMCDRKANVAILFSGGIDSMVIATLADRHIPLDEPIDLLNVAFIAEEKTMATSFNKERNKQKNKCEISSEEFSKDDAAADDDSPDKHVSVPDRITGRAGLKELKAVSPSRIWNFVEINVSMEELQKLRRTRICHLIQPLDTVLDDSIGCAVWFASRGIGWLVAQDGVKSYQSSAKVVLTGIGADEQLAGYSRHRVRFQSHGLEGLNKEIMMELGRISSRNLGRDDRVIGDHGKEARFPFLDENVVSFLNSLPIWEKANLTLPRGIGEKLLLRLAAVELGLTASALLPKRAMQFGSRIAKMEKNNEKASDKCGRLQIISLENLSIEKETKL
- the ASDURF gene encoding ASDURF protein, encoding MLEVPSGPSILRFLRWVEMPNRGTRPEDSPVLIPTDNSTPHKEDLSSKIKEQKIVVDELSNLKKNRKVYRQQQNSNIFFLADRTEMLSESKSILDELKKEYQEIENLEKTKIKK